Proteins co-encoded in one Methanobrevibacter gottschalkii DSM 11977 genomic window:
- a CDS encoding beta-class carbonic anhydrase, producing MSILENVLEDNKKFVENFEGEEMSHHAQKNLAILTCMDCRLINFFEPALGLKRGDAKIVRNAGNSIVGEDAIRSIGAALYNLGAEEVLVVGHTECGMAGADVEALKEKMLARGIKEEDIAKYDLSKWIGGFDDEEENIKNVVEKIKNHPLIPDVPVHGLILDVVTGELKVLVDGY from the coding sequence ATGAGTATTTTAGAAAATGTTTTAGAAGATAATAAGAAATTTGTTGAAAACTTTGAAGGCGAAGAAATGTCCCACCATGCACAAAAAAATTTAGCTATCTTAACTTGTATGGATTGTAGATTAATTAACTTTTTTGAACCTGCTTTAGGTCTTAAAAGAGGGGATGCAAAAATAGTAAGAAATGCAGGAAATTCCATCGTTGGAGAAGATGCAATCAGATCAATTGGAGCGGCTTTATACAACCTCGGAGCTGAAGAAGTGTTAGTTGTTGGTCATACTGAATGTGGTATGGCAGGTGCAGATGTTGAAGCTCTAAAAGAAAAAATGCTTGCAAGAGGAATCAAAGAAGAAGACATCGCTAAATATGATTTGTCTAAATGGATTGGCGGATTTGACGACGAAGAGGAAAATATTAAGAATGTTGTTGAAAAAATTAAAAACCACCCATTAATCCCTGATGTGCCTGTACATGGTCTTATTTTGGATGTTGTTACTGGTGAATTAAAAGTTTTAGTAGATGGTTACTAA
- the ilvN gene encoding acetolactate synthase small subunit, whose protein sequence is MNKEYHVISTLVEDRPGVLQKIAGLFNRRGFNIDSITVGASEVEGLSRMVISVNADKQGLEQVTKQLNKLVDVIKIKDITQNAVNRELCLIKVHIPNEKARAEIMQYTNIFRAKIVDVSEENLIIELTGDIGKINAFISLIKGYGIKTISRTGLTAMARGV, encoded by the coding sequence ATGAATAAAGAATATCATGTTATATCCACATTGGTAGAGGATAGGCCAGGGGTTTTACAAAAAATTGCAGGGTTATTTAATAGGAGAGGCTTTAACATTGACAGTATTACTGTTGGAGCATCTGAAGTTGAAGGATTATCTCGTATGGTAATTAGTGTCAATGCTGATAAACAAGGCCTTGAACAAGTTACAAAACAACTAAATAAATTAGTTGATGTTATAAAGATTAAAGATATTACACAAAATGCAGTTAATAGGGAGTTATGCCTTATTAAAGTGCATATTCCTAATGAAAAAGCAAGAGCTGAAATAATGCAATATACAAATATTTTTAGAGCAAAAATAGTAGATGTTTCTGAAGAAAACTTAATTATTGAGCTTACTGGAGATATAGGAAAAATTAATGCGTTTATATCTTTAATAAAAGGTTACGGAATCAAAACTATTTCCCGTACCGGCCTTACCGCTATGGCTAGAGGTGTATAA
- a CDS encoding acetolactate synthase large subunit — MRGGEAIIQSLKNMGVKTIFGYPGGQTIPFYDMLYDSDMEHILVRHEQCAAHAADGYARASGRVGVCLATSGPGATNLVTGIATAYMDSSPIVAITGQVPTHLIGNDAFQEADIIGITMPITKHSFQPKNPNYIPSMIKSGFEIAASGRPGPVVIDVPKEVQEGELSDFDDSLIDTPGYNPTTKGNLRQIRKACNLIKDAKKPMILAGAGVIISGACCELKKLAHTINAPVMTSLLGKGAIDETDDLALGMLGMHGRKVSNDYINESDLLIAIGVRFSDRTTGRLDSFAPDTKVIHIDIDPAEIGKNVDVDLPIVGDAHNVLTSLNNYLKEYKVSRDVTEWANMIKEKKQKLRPRVSYSDVPLKPQTVIKEIAEALTSDSILTTDVGQNQMWAAHFFETQKPRKFISSGGLGTMGFGFPAAIGAKVACPEYPVVSLNGDGGFLMVCQELATIREYDLPVIAIVLENRTLGMVYQWQSLLYNGRHSQTLLGNSPDFVKLAESFGVNGVRITEPGETKKEVASAIKDNEPVLLNIVIDSEEALPMLPPGAGISEMIGEYKLEKDVIR, encoded by the coding sequence ATGAGAGGCGGAGAAGCGATAATTCAATCCCTAAAAAACATGGGGGTTAAAACAATATTTGGTTATCCGGGTGGACAAACCATACCGTTTTATGACATGTTATATGACTCAGACATGGAACATATATTAGTAAGACACGAACAATGCGCAGCTCATGCAGCAGATGGATATGCAAGAGCTTCTGGCCGTGTTGGTGTGTGTTTAGCAACTTCTGGTCCAGGTGCGACTAACCTTGTTACTGGTATTGCTACAGCATATATGGATTCTTCTCCAATTGTGGCTATTACAGGACAAGTTCCTACTCATTTGATTGGAAATGATGCATTCCAAGAAGCTGATATTATTGGAATTACAATGCCTATTACTAAACATAGTTTTCAGCCTAAAAATCCAAATTATATTCCTTCAATGATAAAATCTGGTTTTGAAATTGCTGCAAGCGGAAGACCTGGACCTGTTGTAATTGATGTTCCGAAAGAAGTTCAAGAAGGTGAACTAAGTGATTTTGATGATTCGTTAATTGATACACCGGGTTACAATCCTACCACTAAAGGTAACCTTAGACAAATAAGGAAAGCTTGCAATTTGATTAAAGATGCTAAAAAACCAATGATTTTAGCTGGTGCAGGTGTCATTATATCTGGTGCATGTTGTGAACTAAAAAAACTTGCACATACTATTAATGCTCCGGTCATGACTTCTCTTTTAGGTAAAGGAGCAATTGATGAAACTGATGATTTGGCGTTAGGTATGCTTGGGATGCATGGAAGAAAAGTTTCTAATGATTATATTAATGAATCAGATTTGTTGATAGCTATTGGTGTTAGATTTTCAGATAGAACTACTGGTAGATTAGATAGTTTTGCTCCTGATACTAAAGTTATTCATATTGATATTGATCCTGCTGAAATTGGTAAGAATGTTGATGTTGATTTACCAATTGTAGGGGATGCACATAATGTTTTAACTTCATTGAATAATTATCTAAAAGAATATAAAGTTTCCAGGGATGTAACTGAATGGGCAAACATGATTAAAGAAAAAAAACAAAAATTACGTCCTAGAGTTTCTTATTCTGATGTTCCCTTAAAACCACAAACTGTTATAAAAGAAATAGCTGAGGCATTAACTTCAGATTCAATATTAACAACAGATGTTGGTCAGAATCAGATGTGGGCAGCACATTTCTTCGAAACTCAAAAGCCACGTAAATTTATCTCTTCAGGTGGTCTTGGAACTATGGGATTTGGATTCCCGGCAGCCATTGGTGCTAAAGTAGCTTGTCCTGAATATCCTGTTGTATCACTTAATGGTGATGGCGGATTTTTAATGGTTTGTCAAGAATTAGCAACCATTCGTGAATATGATTTGCCTGTTATTGCCATTGTTTTGGAAAATAGAACTTTAGGAATGGTATATCAATGGCAAAGTTTATTGTATAATGGAAGACACTCACAAACTTTACTTGGTAATAGTCCGGACTTTGTTAAATTAGCAGAAAGCTTTGGTGTAAATGGTGTTAGAATTACCGAACCTGGTGAAACTAAAAAAGAAGTAGCTTCCGCAATTAAAGATAATGAACCAGTTTTATTAAATATTGTAATTGATTCTGAAGAAGCATTACCTATGCTTCCTCCTGGAGCCGGAATTAGTGAGATGATTGGTGAATACAAACTTGAGAAGGATGTGATTAGATGA
- a CDS encoding DUF2085 domain-containing protein — protein sequence MELTKYICHRKPERSFHIKNHQFPVCARCCGFYTGLIVYLICYQFYNHNYDLNMLLISMILMIPVAIDGFTQYFSLRESKNNLRFITGLIGGIGLIIFLKIIIRWILYVL from the coding sequence ATGGAACTAACAAAATATATTTGTCACAGAAAACCAGAGCGAAGTTTCCACATAAAAAATCATCAATTCCCAGTCTGTGCAAGATGTTGTGGATTTTACACAGGATTAATTGTTTATTTAATTTGTTATCAATTTTACAATCACAATTATGATTTAAATATGCTATTAATTTCTATGATTCTTATGATTCCCGTTGCAATTGATGGTTTCACACAATATTTTAGTTTAAGAGAAAGTAAGAACAACTTAAGATTTATAACAGGTTTAATTGGTGGGATTGGTTTAATAATCTTTTTAAAAATAATTATAAGGTGGATTTTATATGTATTGTAG
- a CDS encoding zinc-ribbon domain-containing protein, with amino-acid sequence MYCRNCGEENPEEAVFCKLRN; translated from the coding sequence ATGTATTGTAGAAATTGTGGTGAAGAGAATCCAGAAGAAGCAGTATTCTGTAAATTGCGGAACTAA
- the argF gene encoding ornithine carbamoyltransferase has product MGSLLSVTDIKDDVKYILELASKIKAGEIEEKPLKDKTLAMIFQKSSTRTRVSFDVGMYQLGGRAIFLSSNDLQMGRGEPISDTAKVLSRFVDGIMIRAIEHDDVIELAKHSDVPVISGLTNLEHPCQALADMLTIKEHFGVWKGKKICFVGDGNNVCNSLLLIAPLLGMNMSVACPKGYEPSETILKTAKEYAMENNTEIIVSDDIGVALENVDVVYTDVWVSMGDEAETKQREIDFAPFQVNSDLMSIANDEAIFMHCLPAIRGQEVTGDVIDGPKSVIFDEAENRMHAQKAVLYYYMKD; this is encoded by the coding sequence ATGGGTAGTTTATTATCAGTTACAGACATTAAAGATGATGTTAAATATATTTTGGAGTTAGCCTCTAAAATTAAAGCAGGTGAAATTGAAGAAAAACCACTAAAAGATAAAACATTAGCAATGATTTTCCAAAAATCATCAACAAGAACTAGAGTTTCTTTTGATGTTGGAATGTATCAGTTAGGTGGAAGAGCAATTTTTTTATCTTCTAATGATTTGCAAATGGGTAGGGGAGAACCAATTTCTGATACTGCAAAAGTTTTAAGCCGTTTTGTTGACGGGATAATGATTCGTGCTATTGAACACGATGATGTAATTGAATTAGCTAAACACTCTGATGTTCCTGTTATTAGTGGATTAACTAATTTAGAACACCCTTGTCAGGCATTGGCTGACATGTTAACAATCAAAGAACATTTTGGTGTTTGGAAAGGTAAAAAAATCTGTTTTGTTGGAGATGGAAACAATGTATGTAATTCCCTTTTATTGATTGCTCCTCTCCTTGGTATGAATATGTCTGTTGCTTGTCCAAAAGGTTATGAACCTTCTGAAACTATTTTAAAAACTGCTAAAGAGTATGCTATGGAAAATAATACTGAAATTATTGTAAGTGATGATATTGGTGTTGCATTGGAAAATGTTGATGTAGTTTATACTGATGTTTGGGTAAGTATGGGTGATGAAGCTGAAACAAAACAAAGAGAAATAGATTTTGCTCCATTTCAGGTTAATTCTGATTTAATGAGTATAGCTAATGATGAAGCTATTTTTATGCACTGTTTGCCCGCAATTAGAGGTCAAGAAGTAACTGGTGATGTTATTGATGGACCAAAATCAGTTATTTTTGATGAAGCTGAAAACAGAATGCATGCCCAAAAAGCTGTTTTATATTATTATATGAAGGATTAA
- a CDS encoding TMEM175 family protein: protein MNNMPKDLDKIKFELSEKLEFLKENAESEEEIEKLNNFASYLADKYSQIDDEDIKTEKLNRINTGLSYYQRFKKALEKNIDIDPGRLMGLTDGIFGMVMTLLVFGIALPELQITYYSTFLSFFSSLAPTIGVTVVSFVLLSSFWIYHHEFIKVNNLNIPYLWLNVFFLICISFVPFTTSLIGHYSHFFLSEVIFGINILLTIISFLLMYHYANSMHFLENAPSKKERNYVYQTFGMIMGLTIVVNLLDFHVSSYFIYLFLLVPVISTIRDIRFKMNE from the coding sequence ATGAATAATATGCCTAAAGATTTAGATAAAATAAAATTTGAGTTATCTGAGAAACTTGAGTTTTTAAAAGAGAATGCCGAGTCGGAAGAAGAAATAGAAAAATTAAATAATTTTGCTTCATATTTGGCTGATAAATATTCTCAGATTGATGATGAAGATATAAAAACTGAAAAATTAAACAGAATTAATACAGGTCTAAGTTATTATCAACGTTTTAAAAAGGCTTTAGAGAAAAATATAGATATTGATCCTGGAAGATTAATGGGTCTTACAGACGGAATCTTTGGAATGGTAATGACTCTTTTGGTATTTGGTATTGCACTTCCAGAATTACAGATAACATATTATTCCACATTTTTGTCATTTTTTTCAAGTTTGGCTCCAACAATTGGAGTTACTGTTGTCAGTTTTGTTTTATTAAGTTCTTTTTGGATTTATCATCATGAATTTATTAAAGTGAATAATCTTAATATTCCTTACTTATGGTTGAATGTTTTCTTTTTAATTTGTATATCATTTGTTCCATTTACAACTTCATTAATTGGACATTACTCACATTTCTTTTTATCTGAAGTCATTTTTGGAATTAATATTCTATTAACAATAATTTCCTTCTTATTAATGTATCATTATGCAAATTCAATGCATTTTCTTGAAAATGCGCCTTCAAAAAAAGAGCGAAATTATGTTTATCAAACTTTTGGAATGATAATGGGATTAACCATTGTTGTGAACCTCTTGGATTTCCATGTTTCAAGTTATTTTATTTATTTATTCTTACTAGTTCCTGTAATATCTACAATTAGGGATATTAGATTTAAAATGAATGAATAG
- the purD gene encoding phosphoribosylamine--glycine ligase, which produces MKVLVVGTGAREHAIADALKEDVELYCYMSKVNPGMSKIAEFKQGDEGEVEKVAEYAVEKDIDIAFIGPEAPLGKGIVDELQKNGISCVGPTQSAARIETDKSFMRKLFEDYNIDGSLVYKVFDNSADVSAFLDEFERDVVVKPVGLTGGKGVKIVGDHLKDNEEAKEYSCEVIDNVMGGFAQVIIEERLIGEEFTIQAFCDGEHLAPMPAAQDHPHAFEGDVGAITGGMGSYSDVGGLLPFLTQNDYDDAVKIMESTLKAIAKEAEPYKGILYGQFMLTADGPKLIEYNARFGDPEAMNVLPLLKTPLIDVCQAIVDGNLDKVEFKDKASVCKYVVPDGYPETEFAGDLVDVDEESIEKLGAKVFYAAVSAEDDGIHLSGSRALGIVASGNSIEEAEKIAEKACEFVKGNVYHRRDVGTTELVNKRVEHMKEILS; this is translated from the coding sequence ATGAAGGTTTTAGTTGTTGGAACTGGTGCTCGTGAACATGCTATTGCTGATGCTTTAAAAGAGGATGTGGAATTATACTGTTACATGAGTAAAGTAAACCCTGGAATGTCTAAAATTGCTGAATTTAAACAAGGTGATGAGGGTGAAGTTGAAAAAGTAGCAGAATATGCTGTTGAAAAGGATATTGATATTGCATTTATTGGTCCTGAAGCTCCTCTTGGAAAAGGAATTGTCGATGAACTTCAAAAAAATGGGATCAGTTGTGTTGGACCAACTCAAAGTGCAGCAAGAATTGAAACTGATAAATCATTCATGAGAAAACTTTTTGAAGATTATAATATTGATGGATCACTTGTTTACAAAGTATTTGATAACTCTGCTGATGTTTCTGCATTTTTAGATGAATTTGAGAGGGATGTTGTTGTAAAACCTGTTGGATTAACTGGAGGTAAGGGAGTTAAAATTGTTGGTGATCATTTAAAAGATAATGAAGAAGCAAAAGAATATTCATGTGAAGTAATTGACAATGTAATGGGTGGATTTGCTCAAGTAATTATTGAAGAAAGATTAATTGGTGAGGAATTTACAATTCAGGCATTTTGTGATGGTGAACACTTAGCTCCAATGCCTGCAGCACAAGACCATCCTCATGCATTTGAAGGGGATGTTGGAGCAATTACTGGTGGTATGGGATCTTATTCTGATGTTGGAGGATTACTGCCTTTTTTAACTCAAAATGATTATGATGATGCTGTAAAAATTATGGAATCTACTTTAAAAGCTATTGCTAAAGAAGCTGAACCATACAAAGGTATTTTATATGGCCAATTCATGTTAACTGCTGACGGTCCAAAACTAATTGAATACAATGCAAGATTTGGAGATCCAGAAGCAATGAATGTTTTACCATTACTTAAAACTCCATTAATTGATGTTTGTCAAGCTATTGTTGATGGTAACTTAGATAAAGTAGAATTTAAAGATAAAGCAAGTGTATGTAAATATGTAGTGCCTGACGGATATCCTGAAACAGAATTCGCTGGAGATCTGGTTGATGTAGATGAAGAATCTATCGAGAAATTAGGTGCTAAAGTATTTTATGCAGCAGTTTCTGCAGAAGATGATGGTATTCACTTATCTGGCTCAAGGGCATTAGGTATTGTAGCTAGTGGTAATTCTATTGAAGAAGCTGAAAAAATAGCTGAAAAAGCATGTGAATTCGTTAAAGGTAATGTTTACCATAGAAGAGATGTCGGTACAACTGAACTTGTTAACAAACGTGTTGAACACATGAAAGAAATTTTAAGCTAA
- a CDS encoding MATE family efflux transporter, with translation MEKNSNIEMITGDPKKAINKLSIPIIASMFLIFANNIIDSVWVAGLGADPLAALGYVTPLFMVLIGIGNGIGAGGNSLISRYIGAEKRQSANNAAIHNLILGIILSIAVSIILLTFLKPLLIVMGASAVLKYAMDYGIVIFAFSFAMLLPPIFGGAFRAEGDVKRATIPLAISAITNMIIDPIFIYTFNLGVAGAAWATVIAHIFAVAAMLYWMLVKKDTYLKYNRESFKNDLTMYKDILVVGIPASLEQLILSALTIVVNFMLTIVSGPVAVAVYTAGWRIINIGMLPAIGVGTAAISVSGVAYGARKYENLRITARYAVKVALIASIIVCIILNIFANQIAFIFSYSESSAQLEPLIASFLQIMCLFILYVPFGASAGNVFQGVGKGSISFILTSFREFVLVLIFAYVLGFTLNMGEFGIYCGMLLGGGIGSLICYICIELYINRLMRSIES, from the coding sequence ATGGAAAAAAATTCAAATATAGAAATGATTACAGGAGATCCTAAAAAGGCAATTAATAAATTATCAATACCAATTATCGCTAGTATGTTTTTAATTTTCGCCAACAATATTATTGACAGTGTTTGGGTAGCAGGACTTGGTGCAGATCCATTAGCTGCACTAGGATATGTAACACCATTATTTATGGTGCTTATCGGAATTGGAAACGGAATAGGTGCTGGCGGTAACTCATTAATTTCACGTTATATTGGAGCTGAAAAGAGACAGTCAGCCAATAATGCCGCAATTCACAACTTAATTTTAGGAATAATTTTATCAATAGCAGTCTCAATAATTTTACTTACATTTTTAAAACCATTATTAATTGTTATGGGAGCATCAGCTGTTTTAAAATACGCAATGGATTACGGAATTGTAATTTTTGCATTTTCATTTGCTATGTTACTTCCACCAATCTTCGGAGGAGCATTCAGAGCAGAAGGAGATGTAAAAAGAGCAACAATACCCCTTGCAATTTCAGCAATAACCAATATGATTATTGACCCAATTTTCATTTATACATTCAATTTAGGGGTCGCAGGTGCAGCATGGGCAACTGTTATTGCACATATATTCGCAGTAGCTGCAATGCTTTATTGGATGCTTGTTAAAAAAGATACCTATCTTAAATATAATCGTGAAAGTTTTAAAAATGATTTAACAATGTATAAAGATATTTTAGTTGTGGGTATCCCAGCCAGTTTAGAACAATTAATCTTATCTGCATTAACAATAGTTGTAAATTTCATGCTTACAATTGTATCAGGACCTGTTGCAGTAGCTGTTTATACAGCAGGTTGGAGAATAATAAACATCGGAATGCTTCCGGCAATTGGAGTTGGAACTGCAGCAATATCAGTTTCAGGAGTAGCATATGGAGCTCGTAAATATGAAAATTTAAGAATTACAGCAAGATATGCAGTTAAAGTTGCATTAATAGCTTCAATTATTGTTTGTATTATATTAAATATATTTGCAAATCAAATTGCATTCATATTTTCATATTCTGAAAGTAGTGCTCAATTAGAACCATTAATTGCAAGTTTCTTACAAATTATGTGTTTATTTATATTATATGTACCATTTGGAGCAAGTGCAGGAAATGTATTCCAAGGAGTTGGAAAAGGATCCATTTCATTTATTTTAACATCATTTAGGGAATTTGTATTAGTATTAATCTTTGCATATGTACTTGGATTTACCCTCAATATGGGGGAATTCGGAATATACTGTGGAATGCTTCTAGGTGGAGGAATTGGTTCATTAATATGTTATATTTGTATTGAACTATATATCAACAGATTAATGAGGAGTATTGAATCATGA
- a CDS encoding MarR family winged helix-turn-helix transcriptional regulator, producing MKFNENKPSAAFISIIHKEHAKYINENVKDEDLSFGLHPILIIIYENEGINQEKLAEVLHLNESTITRNLKKLEDKGFIERIKNKRKKIIKLTSKGRKTAQKVINYDYKWDEKLKQNLTEEEYANFLEALRTICEELL from the coding sequence ATGAAGTTTAATGAAAATAAACCCAGTGCTGCATTTATTTCAATAATTCATAAAGAACATGCTAAATACATTAACGAAAATGTAAAGGATGAAGACTTAAGCTTTGGCCTCCATCCAATTTTAATCATAATATATGAAAATGAAGGAATAAATCAGGAAAAATTAGCTGAAGTATTGCATTTAAATGAAAGTACAATAACAAGAAATCTTAAAAAACTTGAAGATAAAGGATTTATTGAAAGAATTAAAAATAAAAGAAAAAAAATTATTAAATTGACATCTAAAGGTAGAAAAACAGCTCAAAAAGTTATAAATTACGATTACAAATGGGATGAAAAATTAAAACAAAATTTAACAGAAGAAGAATATGCAAATTTCTTAGAAGCACTTAGAACAATTTGTGAGGAATTACTATGA
- a CDS encoding nitroreductase encodes MNQTINDLKSRRSIRKFKDKQISDEDLKTILETGTYAPTARGMQSPKIVVIQNPETIKELSKWNRSYFPVDVPEDMDPFYGAKTILIVLADSKMPTFVEDGASVLAVLVNAAHAIGVGSCWIHRARDEFSSEKGKALLKKWGIPESYEGIGHVALGYPDMESPKPLPRKEDYIHYVD; translated from the coding sequence ATGAATCAAACAATAAATGACTTAAAAAGTAGAAGAAGCATCAGAAAATTTAAAGACAAACAAATCAGTGACGAAGATTTAAAAACTATTTTAGAAACTGGAACTTATGCACCAACTGCAAGAGGAATGCAATCCCCTAAAATTGTTGTGATTCAAAATCCAGAAACTATTAAAGAATTATCAAAATGGAATAGAAGTTATTTCCCAGTTGATGTTCCCGAAGATATGGATCCATTTTATGGAGCAAAAACAATATTAATTGTTTTAGCAGATAGCAAAATGCCAACATTTGTTGAAGATGGTGCTAGCGTACTTGCAGTTCTTGTAAATGCCGCTCATGCAATCGGTGTTGGATCCTGCTGGATTCACAGAGCTCGTGATGAGTTTTCATCTGAAAAAGGAAAAGCATTACTTAAAAAATGGGGCATTCCTGAAAGTTACGAAGGAATTGGCCATGTAGCCCTTGGTTATCCTGACATGGAATCACCTAAACCATTACCAAGAAAAGAAGATTACATCCACTATGTGGACTAA
- the argS gene encoding arginine--tRNA ligase — protein MYFEIEKQAIDAINKALDQYDVEVDRNFKLEFPPNPNLGDLASTIAFALTKKLKTSPPEVAKGLVEKIEVPEIFSKVQNFGPYVNFFIDYSKFSKLLLEKVDENYGQLPAYGEKIVLEHTSANPNGPLHIGHIRNSIFGDSLSRLLKLAGRDVITQYYVNDMGRQIAIIVCGITECGLKIEDYDGDKIDHKIGKLYFDANKAVEEDEALNDKVDELIRKYEEGSDKKLNKIFEDVVAKCISGMKESLLRMNIVHDDFVWEGQFVRSGEVNNLVNYIQKEGFTREEDVLFIDLTDFNIDKEFVLRRSNGTSLYSTRDLAYHKYKATLGDTVLDILGSDHKLAAKQIKVIFEEILRQKAPEVIFYEFITLPEGSMSTRKGKFVSVDELINEAVSRAHDEIKSRNPELNEEEIAPMAEDIGVGAIRFFIAKLSPEKHLTFKWDEALSFERGCASIQYAHARACKLLAKSGKDINSLTVSDDWIPNEDEQELVRQIAKFPQVVEDCANKQRVHNITQYCQDLAGSFNKFYKSQQVIGSDLENTRLILVDRAKTTIKNALDILGVVAPEKM, from the coding sequence ATGTATTTTGAAATTGAAAAACAAGCTATTGATGCTATTAATAAAGCATTAGATCAATATGATGTAGAAGTTGATAGAAATTTTAAATTAGAATTTCCACCTAATCCAAATTTAGGTGATTTAGCAAGCACAATTGCATTTGCACTTACTAAAAAATTAAAAACTTCACCTCCTGAGGTTGCAAAAGGTTTAGTTGAGAAAATTGAAGTGCCTGAAATTTTTTCTAAAGTACAAAATTTTGGACCTTATGTTAATTTTTTCATTGATTACAGTAAATTCTCTAAATTATTATTGGAAAAAGTTGATGAAAATTATGGGCAACTTCCAGCATATGGTGAAAAGATTGTATTGGAACACACTTCAGCAAATCCAAATGGACCATTACACATTGGGCACATTAGAAATTCTATTTTTGGGGATTCTCTTTCAAGATTGCTAAAATTAGCTGGAAGAGATGTTATAACTCAATACTATGTAAATGATATGGGAAGACAAATAGCTATTATTGTGTGTGGTATAACTGAATGTGGTTTAAAAATTGAAGATTATGATGGGGACAAAATAGACCATAAAATTGGAAAACTATACTTCGATGCAAACAAAGCTGTTGAAGAAGATGAGGCTTTAAATGATAAAGTTGATGAATTAATCCGAAAATATGAAGAAGGCTCTGATAAAAAATTAAATAAAATCTTCGAAGATGTTGTAGCTAAATGTATTTCTGGAATGAAAGAGTCTCTTTTAAGAATGAATATTGTCCATGATGATTTTGTATGGGAAGGTCAATTTGTAAGAAGTGGGGAAGTCAATAATCTTGTAAATTACATCCAAAAAGAAGGATTTACAAGAGAAGAAGATGTACTGTTCATTGATTTAACTGATTTTAATATTGATAAAGAGTTCGTACTTAGAAGATCTAACGGAACTTCTCTTTATTCTACAAGGGATTTAGCTTATCACAAATACAAAGCTACTTTAGGTGATACTGTGCTTGATATTTTAGGTTCAGACCATAAATTAGCAGCTAAACAAATTAAAGTTATCTTTGAAGAAATTTTAAGACAAAAGGCTCCTGAAGTAATCTTTTATGAATTTATTACACTTCCGGAGGGGTCAATGTCTACTAGAAAAGGTAAATTTGTATCTGTTGATGAATTAATTAATGAGGCAGTTTCAAGAGCTCATGATGAAATCAAATCTAGAAACCCTGAATTAAATGAAGAGGAAATTGCACCGATGGCTGAAGATATTGGTGTTGGAGCAATTAGGTTCTTTATTGCTAAATTGTCTCCTGAAAAACACCTGACATTCAAATGGGATGAAGCTTTAAGCTTTGAAAGAGGCTGTGCTTCTATTCAATATGCTCATGCAAGGGCATGCAAATTACTTGCAAAATCAGGTAAAGATATTAATTCTTTAACTGTTAGTGATGATTGGATTCCTAATGAGGATGAACAGGAATTAGTAAGGCAAATAGCTAAATTCCCACAAGTTGTTGAAGATTGCGCTAACAAACAAAGAGTTCATAATATTACTCAGTACTGTCAAGATTTAGCTGGTTCATTTAATAAATTCTACAAATCACAACAAGTTATTGGGTCTGATTTAGAAAATACAAGACTAATTTTAGTTGATAGGGCTAAAACAACTATTAAAAATGCTTTAGATATTTTAGGTGTTGTTGCACCTGAAAAAATGTAG